A section of the Chelmon rostratus isolate fCheRos1 chromosome 16, fCheRos1.pri, whole genome shotgun sequence genome encodes:
- the c19h1orf109 gene encoding uncharacterized protein C1orf109 homolog — protein MSKPAVASLHQALRKSFQSLENNQKVWNSVLADCGPLIGSLGNLAEQSRALSSVRLSSTPLRVFPDLEERLRFKLLEATDTVLGKLNEKMSSLQSVRDSMSNQVSAVFQLYEQNTDSLDLLTVTQRSATTPSLSDMLEWLQDAERHYRQQFLRRKTLLQTLRAEDLSLLESAPKRWKSLESPSADDCITDTLCKVSFFMESQ, from the exons ATGTCCAAACCTGCAGTGGCTTCTCTCCATCAAGCACTGAGGAAAAGCTTTCAGAGTCTTGAAAACAATCAGAAAGTATGGAATAGTGTGTTGGCCGACTGCGGCCCCCTGATTGGGTCCCTCGGGAATTTGGCGGAGCAGTCGAGAGCCCTGTCCAGCGTCCGTCTGTCCAGCACACCGCTCAGAGTCTTTCCTGACCTGGAGGAACGCCTGCGTTTCAAGCTCTTAGAGGCCACGGATACTGTACTGGGCAAACTCAATGAGAAGAT gtcttctctgcagtctgtcagAGACTCCATGAGTAACCAGGTCTCTGCAGTCTTCCAGCTCTAtgagcagaacacagacagtcTGGATCTGCTCACTGTAACCCAGCGCTCGGCCACCACCCCGTCACTCTCTGACATGCTGGAGTGGCTGCAGGATGCCGAACGTCACTACCGGCAACA ATTTCTGAGGAGGAAGACTCTGCTGCAGACTCTGAGAGCAGAAGATCTGTCCCTTTTAGAGTCCGCTCCCAAAAGATGGAAGTCCCTGGAGTCTCCCAGTGCAGACGACTGCATCACAG
- the cdca8 gene encoding borealin — MAPRKRTTKQRKNNPKTAKLEAFLEDFDSEVNTRLVQLKEKLNQLLKDVDNSYNMALIKLPKAVRQTVWMEHCKPEKPASPEVDNSKREEEAAIVNSVVAEDHAVLLKSVKKTSKKKGGAKSSSEDENTPGAMRKGKATRKPPTTSKRAKMLSVSKQNSSIRRSTRKPLVTPARSMLDSSLMIGATPLVTPRFDPRLPKTPAVRVPRHKERVYSISVNGSPIAAGNEDIVINVPIGNGESIQLLASQMDSVDLSLLDETALKSIRLLQNRLTTLCETSE, encoded by the exons ATGGCTCCCAGGAAGAGGACCACCAAACAACGTAAAAATAACCCCAAGACGGCCAAGCTGGAAGCCTTCCTGGAGGATTTCGACAGCGAGG tgaataCCAGACTTGTACAGCTGAAAGAGAAGCTCAACCAGCTGCTGAAAGATGTTGACAACAGCTACAACATGGCGCTGATTAAGCTCCCCAAGGCTGTGAGGCAAACAGTTTGGATGGAGCACTGCA AGCCTGAGAAACCAGCATCCCCAGAAGTGGATAATTCAAAG agagaagaggaagctgcTATTGTTAACAGCGTTGTGGCTGAGGACCACGCAGTGCTTCTGAAATCAGTCAAGAAAA CCTCAAAGAAAAAAGGTGGAGCCAAATCTAGTTCAGAGGATGAAAACACCCCAGGCGCAATGAGAAAG GGGAAAGCAACAAGAAAGCCTCCAACGACATCCAAAAGGGCAaagatgctgtcagtcagcaaGCAGAACAGCTCCATCAGACG ATCGACCAGGAAGCCGCTGGTCACTCCTGCCAGGAGTATGCTGGATTCTTCTTTGATGATAGGCGCCACCCCCCTTGTCACCCCACGCTTTGACCCAAG GCTTCCTAAGACCCCCGCTGTGAGAGTTCCCCGCCACAAAGAGAGGGTCTATAGCATTTCAGTCAACGGCTCCCCCATCGCAGCAGGAAATGAGGACATTGTCATCAACGTTCCCATCGGCAACGGAGAG AGCATTCAGCTATTGGCCAGTCAGATGGACTCAGTGGACCTGTCACTCCTGGATGAAACTGCTCTGAAGAGCATTCGGCTGCTGCAG AATCGCCTCACAACCCTCTGTGAGACGTCAGAGTGA